GTTGTATCGGTTTTAGCTACAAGGCCAAGAATGGAGGTACTTTTTGCAGGGTTGGAATCCACCGATGCCGGCGCAATTGTTTCTAAGCTTCAGGAAAAAGGAATTCCTTATGAAATTAGTGGCGGCGGCTCTGTTATCAAAGTACCTGAGCGAAGCGTTCATGAGATGCGTTTGGCTATGGCGACTCAAGGCTTGCCTCAAGGTGGAAATGTTGGATTTGAAATCTTTGACAAGACAACCTTTGGGATGACGGAGTTTTCACAGCGCTTGAATTACCAGCGTGCATTGCAGGGCGAACTGAGTCGAACAATTAGCCAGCTCGATATGGTTGATCAGGCAAGAGTTCATATTTCTATCCCGGAGCCAAGCGTCTTTAAGAAAGACAATAAGGAGGCGTCGGCGTCTGTGGTAGTCAAGCTGCGCCCTGGCGGGAGGTTGGAATCTGAGCAGGTAGCTGGCATAGTGCATCTTGTTGCGTCTGCAGTTTCTGGGTTAGACGCAGACCACGTGACCGTTATTGATACCCATGGCAATGTGCTCTCAGAAGCTGGTGAGTCTGAAACCGGAATTGACCCTCGACTTAGTGCTTCTCAATCTCAGCTCAAGAGGAACTACGAACGCCAAGTTGAGAAGGACCTTCAGGCCATGCTTGACCGTGTTGTTGGGCCCAACAAAGCAGTTGTAAAGGTAAATGCAAGGATGAACTTTGATCGCCGTGAAACAAGCAGTGAAACTTATATTCCGGTGGGAAATGGCAGAGGCATACTTTTGAGCGAAGAGCACGAAGAAGAAACGTATGGCGGCAATTCCGGGACTGTGGGCGGTGTTGTCGGAATAACGGGCAACGTTCGGCCCTCCGTTTCGAGGACCGTTGGGCAAAATGCAGGCTATTCCCGCATTCAAACAAGCAACAAATATCAGGTTTCCAAGACAACTGAGCATGTGATTAGGGCGGCTGGATCGGTGGACCAACTTTCGGTTGCTGTAGTGCTTGATCAAAAAGTTGATGCATCGAGGATACCAGCTATTCAAAGCGCTGTTGAGGCGGCGGTTGGCGCAGATCCTAAGAGAGGTGATAGAGTAATCGTACAGAGCATACCCTTTGATGATTCCGCAACAAAACTAGAGAAAGAAATGAATGCGGCAGCCGCAAAGCAAAACTATCTGTCAATTGGGAAAAGCATTCTTGGGGTACTCCTTCTCTTTGGATTCCTTTTCTTTTTAAAGCGGACTGTTAGTCAAATCAAGGTTAGCATTCCCGAACCACCGATGCCATCAACTGCGTCGCCTCAGACAGCTCAGGTCATGACCGGCAAAGAATATATGACACCTCAGTCGGTTCCAAACGAGGTGGTAATACAAAGTATTGGGCAAAAGAGTCCCGAAGAAGTAGCCCAAGTTATTAAATCGTGGATTTCAAAATCGTAAGGTTGGTGTGCTGTGACTACCCAAGATTCATTAAATGGTCTTCAAAAAGCATCTATTCTATTAATGTCGCTGGGTGCCTCTGCATCCGCGGAGATACTAAAGCACTTAAGTGAGCAAGAAATCGAGATGCTCACAAGAGCGATTGTTCAAACTGAGCGTGTCGACCAAGAGGTCCGTGACATGGTGCTAGAAGAATTCCAGCGCGAACTTGCAGTTGCAGAGACCTCTTTGACCGGCGGCAAAGATTTTGCGGTACAAGTGCTCGAGCAGGCATTGGGCCAAGAAAAAGCAAGCAAACTTATTACACATTCGAGTAAGTCAACTTCTGGGAATACCCTACAGTCAGTTTGGGACATAGAGCCGGAAAAATTGGCAAAAACAATCGGCAATGAACACCCTCAAATTGTTTCTTTGCTACTCCTGAACCTCCCGCCAAATACTGCGGCAGGGGTACTCTCAAAGCTTGATCCAGAATATCAAGCGGAGGTAGCTACTCGCATATGTACGATGGGCGAAGTAGATCCTGGGGTCATAGCAGAAATTGAGGCTGCATTGAGGCCCAAAGAGTCAGGCGTAGCTGTTGAAGAGGTAGAGTTGTTGTCTGGCCCAGCTGCCCTTGTTGATATTCTAAATAACGTTGACCGCGTAACTGAGCGAGCCGTTCTCGAGGCAATGAACGCCAGGGATGAAGCTACGTGGCAGCAAGTTCGCAAGATGATGTTCCTATTTGAGGATATTGTTAAGCTCAGCGACAGGTCTGTACAGCTGGTGCTGAGGGAAATTGACCAGGATGACTTGCGCCTTGCTGTAAAGGGTTGTCAAGATGAAATAAAAGAAGTCATATTTCGCAACATGTCTGAACGTGCAGTAGAGAGTTTGAAGGAAGACCTTGAATTAATGGAAAAGGTCAAGCAAAAGGATATAGACGAAGCCCAACAGCGGATTGCCTCGGTGGTCAGGCGGATGCTGGCTAGCGGCGAAATTACGCTTGATGAAGATGAAGAGTCAGAAATGCCTGCAGAGGAATCGGTTACTGAGGGAGACAAAGTTGAACAGCCTAATCAAAGCTAAAGTAGTTGCTCAAAGTGAGCCGGTATACATTGTTGCTTGTGATACTGAAATAAAGAAGAGACGGAAAAGAAGTACTTCCTCGCCTCAGGACCAGGCTCGTGCGGTTGTGGAGAGTGCCAAAGAAGAAGCAGCACAAATTTTGGAGAATGCCAATCGCGAGGCAGAGGCAATCCGCGCTGCGGCTTACAATGAAGGCTACCAGGCTGGCCTTAGGGAGTTAAATGCTGAAAAGGAGGCTTTAGCTGAGCGGGCGGCTTTGGTAGAGAAGGAGGCAGAAAAGCAGCTTGCTGAATTTTGGGCTGAAATTGAGCCCGAATTGCTGAAGCTTGCAGTGGAAATTGCAGAGAAAATTATACGTCATGAGCTTGCAGAGAACAATAAATACGTGCTTTCAACGGTCAAGACTGCACTTTACCAGCTTCGGGACCGCAGAGAAATCAAGATAAGAGTTAACCCCAATGATTATGAGCTAGTTCGCAGTCATAAAGATGAGCTCGTTTGCTCGTTCGATGGGGTGCATGAGTTGGAAATTATCGAAGACCGTCGAGTTGATCAGGGCGGGTGCGTTATAGAGTCGGCTAACGGAGAACTAGATGCACGGATTGCCACACAGCTTGCCGAGGTAGAGCGAGCACTTATGGAGGCAGCACATAATGGCTAGCACCATTAGACGCCCCGACCTTCGCCGATACAGTCGGGTTGTTAGCAAGCTTAATACTATGAAACTAAACGGCAAGGTTAGCCAGGTTGTTGGCGTTGTTATCGAATCTCGTGGCCCTGCTGCCCGACTAGGTGAGGTGTGCGAGATCTATGCCAGCAGGAACGCACCTCCAGTTCTTGCTGAGGTCGTAGGTTTCAAGGAGGATTCTGTTCTCTTGATGCCTCTCGGTGACATGGATGGGATTGCTCTCGGAAGCGACGTCATTGCAAGGGGAACCTCCCTAAAGGTTAAGGTCGGCGAAGACCTGCTTGGAAGAGTACTTGACGGACTTGGAAGGCCAATTGACGGTGGCGGGCCGATTACAGTAGAGAACGAGCTTCTTGTTAATAGAATGCCGCCGCCTGCTCTTGAACGCCGGCGGATTCAAGAACGCTTGGCATTTGGAATAAGAGCGATTGATGGTCCTTTGGTTTGCGGCAGAGGCCAAAGGATAGGAATATTCGCAGGCAGTGGAGTGGGGAAAAGTACGCTTCTCGGTATGATTGCACGAAACACAGAAGCTGATGTGAACGTGATTGCTTTGGTAGGCGAGCGTGGCCGCGAGGTGCGGGATTTCCTTGAAAAGGATCTTGGGCCGGAAGGTCTTGCTAGGTCGGTTGTTGTCGTTGCAACGTCAGACCAAAATGCAGTTGTCCGCTTGAAGGGTGCTTTGGTAGCTACGACAATCGCGGAGTATTTTCGCGACAAAGGAAAAGAAGTCATGCTTATGATGGATTCGATTACAAGAGTTGCTTGGGCACAGCGTGAGATAGGTTTAGCAGTTGGTGAGCCACCAACAACAAGGGGATACACGCCGTCGGTTTTCGCTTTGCTACCGAAGCTATTGGAACGTTCTGGGACCGCAGCCGTAGGTTCAATCACAGGTTTGTATACAGTTCTTGTGGAAGGCGACGATATGAACGAGCCAGTTGCGGATTCTGTAAGGAGCATACTTGACGGTCACATTGTGCTTTCGAGGGACCTGGCAAATCGAAACCACTATCCTGCAATTGATGTGCTTGCAAGTGTTAGTAGGCTGATGCCGGACATAGCCTCAAAGGAGCATTTGGAGGCAGCCGGTAAGTTAAGAGATTTACTAGCAACCTATCGGTCGGCTGAGGACCTAATCAACATAGGCGCGTATGTTGATGGTAGCAACCCAAAGATTGACGAGGCTAAACGCAAGATAGATGATGTGAATAATTTTCTTATACAGGGCACATATGAGGATGCTCCGTTTGATGAGACAGTATCTGCATTAGTAAACCTTATAAGGAGTGAGGAAAAGGCATAAGCAAGGAGTTATCCGTAAGCCGAAAAATGATAACGCTTTCTTCAAACGCTAGGTGATAAGTTATGAAAAGCTTTCGGTTTAATCTCCAGAAGGTTCTTAACTACCGTGAGAATGTGGAAGAAATCCTTTTAGCTGAATTGGCAGCAATTAGGGCGGCATATGACCGTGAGCTTGGACGGCTGAGCGAAATCACTGCTGCGAGGGATATGTTTCATGATGCAATGAAGAGAGAGCTTGCATATGGGGATCCTGAGTACATCCGGAGGGCTTATCACTACCTTCAGGACTTGTCAAAGCAAGTTGATGCTCAGCAGATTACGGTACACAGACTTGCCATTGAGAAGGAAGCGAAAACAGCGGAGGTTATTAAGGCATCTCAGGATCGAAAAATATTGGAGAAGTTGCGTGAGTATAAAGCGGCCGAGCATAAACAAGAGTCGCTCAGGGAGGAACAGAAGTTCCTGGATGAAGTTGCTGGAAATAAATACATGCGAAGACGAGCAGCGAAAAGATCCATGGGGTGGAAAAATGAATCTTGAAAACGTTGAAGCTGTGAAAGCCCGAATAGCAGAAATTCGCAAACGATTTGTGGACCCAGTGGAAAGATTTTCTCAATCGTCGCATTGTGCGTTTGAATGTTTCCTCAAGCGTGCCAAGATTTCCAATGTGCCAGTTTGCCCAGAGGATTTAGAGCCGCTAATTAATCAAGCTGCTGAAAAATATGGCATTGATTCCTCAATAATCAAGGCAATTATCAGTGTGGAATCGGGGTTTTCTCAGTCAGCGGTATCGAGGGTTGGGGCAGTAGGTTTGATGCAGCTTATGCCTGGTACTGCTCGTGCTCTCGGTGTTGACCCAAGCGATCCAGCGCAGAATATAGACGGCGGGACCAGGTATCTTAGGCAGCAGCTTGATCGTTTTGGAACATTGGAAAAAGCATTGGCGGCATATAACGCTGGTCCTGGCGCAGTTTTAAGGTATGGTGGAATTCCACCATACACGGAAACTCGAAACTACGTTGAGGCTGTGTTGGGAAGGATTGATTTTTATCGCTAGTTAGTTTTTGGCAGGGGTTGTTCTGGCTTAATGACCACTGCCCAAAAAAATAAACGAAGGGAGGTAAAGCATCATAAAGGAAATAGCGAGTACACTTAACGAAGTGGCTTTGCCAAGTGGAGCCCCGATGCCTCGGGGACAGCCAGATAGTATCGGGAAAGATGACGTTCAGTCTGCACCGCCATTTGAGTTAATTGTGGCACACTTGATGGGCGGCTCAGACGCTGTGGTTGAGACGGATGAGGAAAGGGCTGGACAGCAGGTGCCCGACGTTGGCAATGGTGAAAGTGAGAGCGCCGGCCAACTATCCAAAACGATGGATGCAAGCCTTCAAATCGAGTTCCTGCTGGGGTCCTTCAGAGAAGCGGTTGGCGAAGCAGTTCCATTAGGAAGCGAAGAAGATAAAACGTTGGTTTTTGATGCAAAGCAGGATTGGATGCTACCAAAAATGTTGGGTGGTGCATCTAGCCTGACATCAGAAAAGCCAGTGTCTGTTTTGCTTTCAAAGACTGCCTCGCTATCTACTCCAACGCAACTGGCGCCAGATGCCGCACGGCTTCCTAGCGGTACTGAAATCGCGATGGATAGAGCGGCTGGCGAGTTGGCGGCTATTCAGCCCACGTCTTGGTCTAGCATTGCGGATGTCCGTAGGTTAAGTAACCTACCAGACGGCATTCAGGTTAGAGATGGAAAGGTGACCCCACAGCTATCGTCTTCCAAATCGGATTCACGGGATGCCCTGCTAGAAATGCTGGGGCCTAAACTAACTTTGACCTACAGTGCGACTCGTTCGTTGCAACTCGATGGTTCTGCGATGCTGGAGAGTGTCCCGATTTTTCTTCAAACGGGACAGGCTAGGGAACTGGTTGCGTTTATGAATACGCACTCAGATACCATAGAAAGGACAAACCTGGCCAGTCAATCTAACAATGCATCCCAAGCAAGGACTGTCTTTGCCGAAGCTGGTACCATGCCACTTGTCAAACCTTTGGTTGTGCATGAGTCGGCATTAGCGGCTGCTTTCTCCAATGTACAAAGCACCGCTGAGTCTGCCACTCCAGGTAGCAGTACAGCAAGAAGCAAGGAAGATAAGGTAGTGGGACATGCGCCCAAAGGTATGCTAGTTGATGCCCAAATCCTAGATGAACAGGCTTTGATTAGCCCTAGTAAGCAGGAAAACCGCATCGTAGCGGAATCAATGATGATGGATGCGTTCCAGGATTCAAAAGATGAGTCCGCAATCTTTAGCAAGGAAGTGACCGACAAGCAAAAGGATGGTGTAGTAGGTCAGGCGGCGAGAGAAGTGCCAACCGGAGTTAATATCCAAGGCGACCAGCTTGTGAGACCTTTTGAAAGGTTGGATGGCCATGTGCCGCCAGAGCCATTGCTGAGAGCGCATATCATTCACCAGATTGTCCGTGCTGCAAGGATGCATGTCTCCGATTCTACAGCTGACATTACGTTGCGGTTGGATCCGCCTAACCTAGGAGTTGTGCATCTGAACGTAGTAGCAGAAAGGGGCATGGTAACTGCTAATATAAGAGTTGGCACAGAAGCAGTCAGACAGGCGCTTGAGGCGGACCTCTCGATGCTAAGAGAGTCTTTAACCAACGCGGGCATCCATGTGGATGCAATATCAGTCACAATTGGCGATGATATGACTCCTGGTTGGGATTGGCAGCTTGGTGAGCATGGAAATGCTCGAAATTATAGTGCTCAAACCAGCGGAAATCATGCGGCAATTTCTAGGGAATCCGATATTGAGACTATTCAAGATGGAATGCGCGCAGTTTCCGTTGGTAGATTCGACTATCTAGCGTAGGAGGAATTGCGAATGATAACCCCTTTAACTGAAATTAACGGGGCGAGTAACTCAAATATGAAAGCGGCTGTGGAAAAGCCGCTCGACCGCGATGCCTTCTTGAAGCTGCTTATCACTCAATTGAGATATCAGGATCCGCTTAGACCTATGGAAGACAAAGAGTTCATTGCGCAATTAGCTCAGTTTTCAAGCCTAGAGCAAATGCAAAATATGAACAAAAGCTTGGAAGTTTTTCTTCAAAATCAAACGGCTTTCCAAGCTATCGGGCTCATAGGTCATATTGTAGAAGGAATCGATCCTGAAAGTGGAGAGAAGGTAAACGGCGCCGTGAAGAGCATTCGTTTTGATGGTAGCACAATACTTCTCAAAGTCAATGACCGCGAACTGCCTCTCGGCGCAATAAGCCTAGTACAATAGGGTTATAATATGCTGGACTGACACCCGAGTACGCTCATGTACTCGGGTGTCCTTTTTCTCCCCATCCCATGTGAATTATTCCCAACCTTTGTTGCCGCTCAAGTGTAGAACTTCGGATGCTGATTTCCAATGGTAGTAAGATGTTCATCCCACCGCTTAAGAAGACATCCTTCATATATGGGTGAAGTAAGCGTAAAGTGCAACTCTTCTTTTTGCCCGTTCGAGAAGAAGCGGATGCTGGCACGAAAATTGCTGTTAATGTGGCGGCGACGCGTCGTAATACCTGTCGGCAGAAGACCCGGGAGGAGATTGTTTGAAAGTCGAGTATG
This genomic interval from Armatimonadota bacterium contains the following:
- the fliF gene encoding flagellar basal-body MS-ring/collar protein FliF, translating into MEQLAKFGPFQAVGKFWNALTGTQRFISVIFISTSIVLLIVVSVLATRPRMEVLFAGLESTDAGAIVSKLQEKGIPYEISGGGSVIKVPERSVHEMRLAMATQGLPQGGNVGFEIFDKTTFGMTEFSQRLNYQRALQGELSRTISQLDMVDQARVHISIPEPSVFKKDNKEASASVVVKLRPGGRLESEQVAGIVHLVASAVSGLDADHVTVIDTHGNVLSEAGESETGIDPRLSASQSQLKRNYERQVEKDLQAMLDRVVGPNKAVVKVNARMNFDRRETSSETYIPVGNGRGILLSEEHEEETYGGNSGTVGGVVGITGNVRPSVSRTVGQNAGYSRIQTSNKYQVSKTTEHVIRAAGSVDQLSVAVVLDQKVDASRIPAIQSAVEAAVGADPKRGDRVIVQSIPFDDSATKLEKEMNAAAAKQNYLSIGKSILGVLLLFGFLFFLKRTVSQIKVSIPEPPMPSTASPQTAQVMTGKEYMTPQSVPNEVVIQSIGQKSPEEVAQVIKSWISKS
- a CDS encoding lytic transglycosylase domain-containing protein; amino-acid sequence: MNLENVEAVKARIAEIRKRFVDPVERFSQSSHCAFECFLKRAKISNVPVCPEDLEPLINQAAEKYGIDSSIIKAIISVESGFSQSAVSRVGAVGLMQLMPGTARALGVDPSDPAQNIDGGTRYLRQQLDRFGTLEKALAAYNAGPGAVLRYGGIPPYTETRNYVEAVLGRIDFYR
- a CDS encoding flagellar hook-length control protein FliK produces the protein MPRGQPDSIGKDDVQSAPPFELIVAHLMGGSDAVVETDEERAGQQVPDVGNGESESAGQLSKTMDASLQIEFLLGSFREAVGEAVPLGSEEDKTLVFDAKQDWMLPKMLGGASSLTSEKPVSVLLSKTASLSTPTQLAPDAARLPSGTEIAMDRAAGELAAIQPTSWSSIADVRRLSNLPDGIQVRDGKVTPQLSSSKSDSRDALLEMLGPKLTLTYSATRSLQLDGSAMLESVPIFLQTGQARELVAFMNTHSDTIERTNLASQSNNASQARTVFAEAGTMPLVKPLVVHESALAAAFSNVQSTAESATPGSSTARSKEDKVVGHAPKGMLVDAQILDEQALISPSKQENRIVAESMMMDAFQDSKDESAIFSKEVTDKQKDGVVGQAAREVPTGVNIQGDQLVRPFERLDGHVPPEPLLRAHIIHQIVRAARMHVSDSTADITLRLDPPNLGVVHLNVVAERGMVTANIRVGTEAVRQALEADLSMLRESLTNAGIHVDAISVTIGDDMTPGWDWQLGEHGNARNYSAQTSGNHAAISRESDIETIQDGMRAVSVGRFDYLA
- a CDS encoding FliH/SctL family protein; protein product: MNSLIKAKVVAQSEPVYIVACDTEIKKRRKRSTSSPQDQARAVVESAKEEAAQILENANREAEAIRAAAYNEGYQAGLRELNAEKEALAERAALVEKEAEKQLAEFWAEIEPELLKLAVEIAEKIIRHELAENNKYVLSTVKTALYQLRDRREIKIRVNPNDYELVRSHKDELVCSFDGVHELEIIEDRRVDQGGCVIESANGELDARIATQLAEVERALMEAAHNG
- the fliG gene encoding flagellar motor switch protein FliG, translating into MTTQDSLNGLQKASILLMSLGASASAEILKHLSEQEIEMLTRAIVQTERVDQEVRDMVLEEFQRELAVAETSLTGGKDFAVQVLEQALGQEKASKLITHSSKSTSGNTLQSVWDIEPEKLAKTIGNEHPQIVSLLLLNLPPNTAAGVLSKLDPEYQAEVATRICTMGEVDPGVIAEIEAALRPKESGVAVEEVELLSGPAALVDILNNVDRVTERAVLEAMNARDEATWQQVRKMMFLFEDIVKLSDRSVQLVLREIDQDDLRLAVKGCQDEIKEVIFRNMSERAVESLKEDLELMEKVKQKDIDEAQQRIASVVRRMLASGEITLDEDEESEMPAEESVTEGDKVEQPNQS
- the fliI gene encoding flagellar protein export ATPase FliI, giving the protein MASTIRRPDLRRYSRVVSKLNTMKLNGKVSQVVGVVIESRGPAARLGEVCEIYASRNAPPVLAEVVGFKEDSVLLMPLGDMDGIALGSDVIARGTSLKVKVGEDLLGRVLDGLGRPIDGGGPITVENELLVNRMPPPALERRRIQERLAFGIRAIDGPLVCGRGQRIGIFAGSGVGKSTLLGMIARNTEADVNVIALVGERGREVRDFLEKDLGPEGLARSVVVVATSDQNAVVRLKGALVATTIAEYFRDKGKEVMLMMDSITRVAWAQREIGLAVGEPPTTRGYTPSVFALLPKLLERSGTAAVGSITGLYTVLVEGDDMNEPVADSVRSILDGHIVLSRDLANRNHYPAIDVLASVSRLMPDIASKEHLEAAGKLRDLLATYRSAEDLINIGAYVDGSNPKIDEAKRKIDDVNNFLIQGTYEDAPFDETVSALVNLIRSEEKA
- a CDS encoding flagellar hook capping FlgD N-terminal domain-containing protein, whose translation is MITPLTEINGASNSNMKAAVEKPLDRDAFLKLLITQLRYQDPLRPMEDKEFIAQLAQFSSLEQMQNMNKSLEVFLQNQTAFQAIGLIGHIVEGIDPESGEKVNGAVKSIRFDGSTILLKVNDRELPLGAISLVQ
- the fliJ gene encoding flagellar export protein FliJ, with the translated sequence MKSFRFNLQKVLNYRENVEEILLAELAAIRAAYDRELGRLSEITAARDMFHDAMKRELAYGDPEYIRRAYHYLQDLSKQVDAQQITVHRLAIEKEAKTAEVIKASQDRKILEKLREYKAAEHKQESLREEQKFLDEVAGNKYMRRRAAKRSMGWKNES